TAAATAATTATGTATTAATATTTTGTCAGTTAATGCCTGAAATTTGCAGATTCGCAAAATAAAACCGAAAAGAGCTCGTTAATATTTCGCAAAACCAATAATAATATATCAATGAAAAACCTGATTTTTTCAGCTTTAATGATGTTCGCTCTGACATCAGTCTTCGCACAGTCCGATTCAAAGCCGAGGATTCGAATTTCAGACATCATGGTTCAGGGCGGGATGCAGAACTTCAATAATTTCAGTCTCGATCAATCTGACTTTATCAAGCTTGCTCCCGGAGATCCTTTTTTGTTGACCGATTTCAGTGATTATACAAAATCGCGCTCAACGGGTGCCAGTAGCGGATTGTTTGCTGTTACAATCGGTTTGAAGTTTCTTGATACAGAACATGATTCATATAGGGCCAATCCGGTACTTCGCCTCGGAATCTTCAATGCCCGTACTTCACCTGACGGAATATTCTATTCAAAAGATGAGTATTTCAGATATGACACACTGACTTCGTCGGCAACTAATCAGCAATATTTTGTCGATTCGGTTTCCACCTCCCATTACGAAATGCATTATTCGTCTGAACATCTTGGCTTGACTGCATCTGTGCAGTTTAGCACCAATCCTGAAAAGCGTGTTTCGCTTTATGCCGGAGCCGGCCTCATTGCTGCGTTTTCATTCAACAACACAACCGAGGTTGCCAATTATGAATATGGAAGCTTTGTATCTGATGATATTTTTTATAATAGTTCCGGACATTATTCCAGCGATTATGATTATAAATCGATTTTCTACACCAATAAAACAACAACGCTGATGTCGTTCGGAGTCCCGCTGGGCTTCGATTTCAGAATGGGCAGATCGCATTATTTCTGGAATCAGATTCATCTGGTTTATGAAATCAGACCATCCGTTACAATGACAGATATTCCGGAATTAAAGACTTTCACCACAACAGGATTGTGCAGTACATTGGGTTTTAAAGTGGCGTGGTGATTTTCTGGTTTTTTTGCGAACATCCTTGCCTGGATTTTTCAGGCGGGGTTTTTTGAATCCTTCAGGTTATACATGCAACTCTTCCCACAACGCAGAGAGCTTGCTTCGCAAGGCACTCAGGTTGTGGGAGGGTTTTGAAGCCAACCTCTCCACCGTAGAATAGCGTCGCATTGTGCGACCTGGGTGCGCTGGACTGAAACTCAAATGTTGTCCACAATGCAGAGAGCTCGCTACGCGAGGCACTCAGGTTGCGGAAGGGCATTGAAGTCTTTTCCTATAGTCAGCAAACAAATCCAATTTTTGAATAAATGTATATTTGTGAAAAATAATTTGGATAGTTATGACTCGAAATCGAATCAAAGACCGCTTATTTACAGTTATTTTCGAGTCCGATACCCAGGCTGGAAAATTTTTCGATATTACTTTGCTGATTTGTATTTTAATCAGTGTTATCACTATTCTTCTGGAAAGCATACCCAGCTATCAAAAAGAGTATTCTTATTGGTTTCGGTCTGTGGAATGGTTTTTTACGATTGTTTTCACGCTGGAGTATGGTTTGCGGCTTTACAGCACCAGAAATGCGAAAAAGTATGCGCTAAGTTTTTTTGGAATAATCGATCTTTTGTCGATCCTGCCCACATACATCGGTCTTGTTTTTGCCGGCGCACATTCCCTTATGATTATTCGATTGGTGCGGGTTTTGAGAATTTTCAGAATTTTCAAACTCACCAAACAACTCACCGATGGGAATGTTTTGTTGTCGGCTCTAAAGGCCAGTAGAAGCAAAATAATGATTTTTCTGATGTCGGTGCTTTTAATTGTTTGCGTTTTCGGAACCATTATGTATCTTGTTGAAGGTCCTGTTAATGCCAGTTTCGACAGCATTCCGCGCAGTATTTACTGGTGTATTGTTACGGTGACAACGGTGGGCTATGGCGATATTTCTCCTGTAACCAGTGGCGGGCAGTTTTTAGCCAGCATACTGATGATATGCGGTTATGCTATTTTGGCTGTGCCAACCGGAATAATGACGGGTGAAATCATCCGCAGTGAAAAGAAGGCCACTGCACAAACCTGCCCTTATTGCACAAAACAAGGTCATGACAAAGATGCAACGTATTGCAAGTTTTGTGGCATGCCGCTACATGAGAGGGCTTAGGTACTTCGATGCGATGAAGACTCGTGAAACATATTGCTGAATGCTTCATCGCTCAGTGTGACAGTTTTTTTGGTTCCGCTGTCATTCAGTCACGAAAGCTTTCGTGAGTTTGCAATAAAGACTTTTATATGAAACCAGCTTCAAATGTATCCCCGCCAGCTTTGCAGCGGGCAGGGAAGAACGACAGCGGGTTTTAGTTAGTCGCACTTCGATACGATGAAGACGGGTGTAGCGCAAAGCTTATGCGTCATCACTCAGTGTGACAATAGTTTTTACAGCTTGCTCAGCTTAGTAAGCAGCATATATTCCATCAAATCGCCTTTGTCGCTGTAGGTCTCGGATTTTACAATGCCAGCGCCTATCGAAATATAATCTACGGATGAATGTTTTGTATTTATAAAACCTGTCTTGGACTGGATTTTCGATGAGATTTTATAAACTTCGAAAGTGCCGGCAGCCGTAGTCATGGTCTCTTTTCCACCAATCTTGCGATCGGTAATATTAATTGTCATTGTCATAATGGTCATTCCGTTGCTGCTCATTTGATAAGTAATGTTTGCATCGGGCAATGAGGCGCCTTCGGTGAGGGTGGCGGGAAATTGCAGGTCATTGGCGGTCATAGCGATTTCCATATCTGGGTTTTCCTGATAGAAATTTTCTCCCAGAAAATCTTTCATGTCAAAATAAAAAACGCCATCAGCGCATTTCATAATCAGATCGCCGGATCCTTCAACTTCACCCTTTTCATTCATTACAGTTGTGGTAACAGTTGCATCGTAACCGTTTGTAAGGTCTTTAACCGATTTAACCGAATAGGCATTAACACCTTCAACTTTATCTTTTTTGTTGTATTGGGTCATTTCCCAGCTGTTTCCGGTTTTAAGCGGAAAGTATTCTGGACAAACCTGAGCGCTCATCCAGATTGGGAGAAGCAGAAGTAATGCAATGTTTGCAAGTGTTTTCATAGTATTTTTGTGGCAAATATAATAATAAATGGGTTATCAACTCGCAAATTTCATCGACCATCACCCCTCGAAGTGTTTCAAGTCCTACACCACAACATTCCGCCGTTTGTAAACTTGTGTTTCCCGACGATTCCACGTAAGTAATGTTATACACTCAGCCCTTATAAAATGACGGTAGAATGTCGGGAAACCCAACATTCTGTCGTCCGCATGACTGATTTTGGAGAAAGGTTGCGGACACGGAATCGTTGGGGGTAAATTGTTTCAAATCCTTTTTGAGGTATAATCAAAACTGAATCTTCAATTGCTCATTCAACCGAAAGCTTCTCCGGTGATAGGATGTGATGCCGTTTTCAGCAATCGCTTTTTTGTGTCCGGGCGATGGGTAGCCTTTATTTTCATTCCATCCGTATTGCGGAAAATTTTCATGAAGATCAATCATGAATTCGTCGCGATGCGTTTTTGCAAGTATGCTGGCCGCCGCAATACTCATGTATTTTCCATCGCCTTTTATAATGGTTGTGTGCGGAATTTTTCGGAATGGTTTGAAACGATTTCCGTCCACAATGATATGCGCCGGCTTTGTTTTCAGTTTGCCCAAAGCCAGATGCATGGCCCTGATCGAAGCATTGAGAATATTTATTTTATCGATTTCTTTGTGATCTACAAATGCTACAGCCCAGTCAAGTGCCTGTTCTTCGATGATTTCCCGCAGCAGCGCACGTTCTTTTTCATTCAGTTTTTTTGAATCATCGAGCAGCGGATGAAAAAAATTAGCGGGCAAAATGACGACTGCTGCTGTTACCGGACCTGCCAGACATCCGCGCCCTGCCTCGTCGCATCCGGCTTCGGGAACCAACTCCGAATAGTGATGTAGCAAGGCCGCCATATAATTTATTTATAATTCAACAGATAATAATACAAGATTGGAAACACGATGGGCATCAGCCAGAGTATGATGAACGCGGCTTTCCGACGGGCGTTGTACATCAGTCGGGTCCAGTAAAAAACAGTTGCAAGTCCGTAAATTGAAAATAAAATATTCGTATTGAACAACGACGAAATCATTGCAGGAGCAAGTGCTATCAACGAAAACAGGATCACTGAATAACTCCGGCGGACAGATATTTTTGATTCACTAACTCTTGAATGAACAATCAAAGCGAGTAAAAATAAAAGAGCCGGACAGCCGTAGAAACTGGCCGGGAATGCAAATTGGAGCAAGTCTTCTTGCAATACAAAAGCACCCGGATTGTCAAGTAAAATATTTGTTTTGTTAGTCAGAAAATACCAGAACAAAACAAAAAAAGCAGGAGTCAGAAAACCGGTCAACCACACAAGGGTGCGGCGGAACGATATGTTCTGACTGATGATCATGGTGATAATTCCTGTAACAAAAAACAAAACAGCAAATGCACCATTCAGTAGCAAAAATCCACTTAAGATTGCGGCGGTAAGTGTCCGGCGAAGTACCGTCCCCTGCGATTCTCCGGGCAAAAGCTGATAAAGAATAAGGAGGAAAGCTGTCCAATAAATCGACACCATCAATCCGATGCTCCAATCCACAATGGTGAAATGAATGACTGGAAGAATAAAAAAGAGCATGTATTCTTTTCGTGACACTTCGAGATTTCTTGTCGAAATGAGCCACAGAAGCAGTGTTGAGGCTGCAATAAATAAAACGCGAAGAATTACAATCCAGCTGAAACTGAGTGTAAGCACTGTTTCCGTAATGCCGGCAAGCCAGGGGTGTAATTGAATATTGGTGTTTGGTTCTCCGTTGAGTATCAGAAAAACAAGCGTAGCAAGCCAGAGCAGCATGAAAACGAATTTCATCTGCGAGTTGATGACTCTTTCGGCATTAAACGATCTCATACGCTTTTAAATCAAGTCCGATATCGCTGCGGTTTGTTTTGCCTTCGAAATGCACATGGTCAGCCAGATTGTAGGCCGCTGTGCGGGCTTCGTCCAGCGTGTTGCCCGTGCCCACAACAGCCATCACACGACCGCCTGAGGTAACTACATTGTCATGGAGCACTTTTGTTCCGGCATGAAAAATCAAATGATTTCCTTCGGGTAAAGAAATTGTTTTGCCTTTTTCATAGTCGCCCGGATATCCTTTCGATGCCAGCACAATTGACAATGCTGTCATTGGGAGTGTCTCGGTTTTATAATCTTTCAGATTTCCGGTGGCTGCAGCTGTAAGCATTTCTGCAAACGAGCCTCCGATGCGGGGCATAACCACCTGTGTTTCGGGATCGCCCATACGGACATTGTATTCGATCACGAATGGATCGCCGTTCACATTCATCAATCCGAAGAAAACAAATCCGCAATAATCGATGTTGTCTTTCTGAAATCCGCTGATGGTGGGTTCTACAACGCGTGTTACCACTTTATCCATAAATTCCTTTGTGGCGAAAGGAACCGGAGAGACCGTTCCCATGCCGCCTGTATTCGGTCCGGTATTTCCATCGCCGATGCGCTTGTAATCTTTTGCGCCGGGCAACAGGACATAATTTTTCCCGTCCGTCAGGGCAAAAACCGACATTTCGATTCCATCTAGAAACTGTTCTATCACCAGTGTTTTACCGGCTTCGCCAAAAATATTATCTTCGAAAACCGATGCGATATGATTGACGGCTTCGTCGGCTGATTCGGTAATAACAACTCCTTTGCCGGCAGCCAACCCGTCTGCTTTCATCACGTAGGGGCCGCTGTGGCTGCGGATATACGATTGTGCTTCTGTTTTTTGCTCCGAAGTGAATGTGGCGTAGGCCGCTGTGGGTATGTCATGACGAATCATGAATTGTTTTGCAAAATCCTTGCTCCCTTCGAGCATGGCTCCATGAGCCGATGGACCGACGATCAGAAGATTTATGAAGCGTGGATCTTTTTTCAATAAATCAGTGAATCCGTTTACCAGCGGCTCTTCTGGCCCGACAAGAATCATGTCGATGCTGAGCGAAATAATTTGTTCCAGCAGGTTTTCAAAATCGTTGAAAGAGTAGGGGAGATTTGTGCCGCATTGCAGTGTGCCTGCATTTCCGGGCGCGATAAAAATATTTTCTTTGCCGATATCGCGCGCCAGTCGCCATGCCAATGCATGCTCACGCCCGCCCGAACCTGTGATGAGAATTTTCATAAAACAACTTTGCTGCAAATTTACAATTTAGACGCGGAATAACGCGGAAAATAGTATAAGCCCCAACGGATAGACGCGGAGAGAGAGGTTTAGACGCGGATTAACGCGGAATATATTAAAACTGACGGATGGACGTGGAGAAAGAGGATTAGACGCGGAATATTTCAAAACGCGTTTTGACGGATTCAAAGGTGCTTCATTTAAAACCACGTGGAACGTGGCAAGCTGTGACATGTCGCTCAATTTGTCCCTGGGGTGGAGTCTATCCCGCTGCCTCCTTCGATACACCGCAAGCAGATATCTCGCAA
Above is a window of Bacteroidetes bacterium GWF2_43_63 DNA encoding:
- a CDS encoding ion transporter — encoded protein: MTRNRIKDRLFTVIFESDTQAGKFFDITLLICILISVITILLESIPSYQKEYSYWFRSVEWFFTIVFTLEYGLRLYSTRNAKKYALSFFGIIDLLSILPTYIGLVFAGAHSLMIIRLVRVLRIFRIFKLTKQLTDGNVLLSALKASRSKIMIFLMSVLLIVCVFGTIMYLVEGPVNASFDSIPRSIYWCIVTVTTVGYGDISPVTSGGQFLASILMICGYAILAVPTGIMTGEIIRSEKKATAQTCPYCTKQGHDKDATYCKFCGMPLHERA
- a CDS encoding ribonuclease HII; translation: MAALLHHYSELVPEAGCDEAGRGCLAGPVTAAVVILPANFFHPLLDDSKKLNEKERALLREIIEEQALDWAVAFVDHKEIDKINILNASIRAMHLALGKLKTKPAHIIVDGNRFKPFRKIPHTTIIKGDGKYMSIAAASILAKTHRDEFMIDLHENFPQYGWNENKGYPSPGHKKAIAENGITSYHRRSFRLNEQLKIQF
- a CDS encoding phosphoribosylamine--glycine ligase; amino-acid sequence: MKILITGSGGREHALAWRLARDIGKENIFIAPGNAGTLQCGTNLPYSFNDFENLLEQIISLSIDMILVGPEEPLVNGFTDLLKKDPRFINLLIVGPSAHGAMLEGSKDFAKQFMIRHDIPTAAYATFTSEQKTEAQSYIRSHSGPYVMKADGLAAGKGVVITESADEAVNHIASVFEDNIFGEAGKTLVIEQFLDGIEMSVFALTDGKNYVLLPGAKDYKRIGDGNTGPNTGGMGTVSPVPFATKEFMDKVVTRVVEPTISGFQKDNIDYCGFVFFGLMNVNGDPFVIEYNVRMGDPETQVVMPRIGGSFAEMLTAAATGNLKDYKTETLPMTALSIVLASKGYPGDYEKGKTISLPEGNHLIFHAGTKVLHDNVVTSGGRVMAVVGTGNTLDEARTAAYNLADHVHFEGKTNRSDIGLDLKAYEIV